In Edaphobacter dinghuensis, a genomic segment contains:
- a CDS encoding YncE family protein yields the protein MTSRSVNRIFESLGKVALATSFTCVLLAPMTAIAQKPYRVQSKWTIGGEGGWDYLATDAGAHRLYVTHGTRVEVLDTRTGKVVGSIQDLQGIHGVAFDGIGKYGYISDGRAGTVVVFDRASLQKVTSIPVGTNPDGIVFEPVTKTVWAFNGRSSNVSVIDTATQKVVATIALPGKPEFPVADGKGVVFDNIESKNSIVRLDANTKTLTATWPLTNCESPSGLAIDKAGRRLFSVCDGKTMAVTDANTGKTLANPAIGDGPDAAAYDAAHKLTFSSNGDGTLTIVDASKDTYPVLQNLATQKGARTMSFDSGTGRIYLVTAEFGPRPAATADNPRPRPAVVPGSFTVLVVGR from the coding sequence ATGACATCGAGAAGTGTTAACCGCATCTTTGAAAGTTTAGGAAAGGTTGCGCTGGCCACATCCTTTACCTGCGTCCTTCTGGCACCAATGACCGCAATTGCGCAGAAGCCTTATCGCGTTCAGAGCAAATGGACGATTGGCGGCGAGGGCGGTTGGGACTATCTGGCCACTGATGCCGGCGCGCACCGTCTCTATGTAACGCACGGAACCCGTGTTGAGGTTCTCGATACGCGCACCGGAAAGGTCGTCGGCAGTATCCAGGATTTACAGGGCATTCATGGAGTCGCATTCGACGGCATAGGCAAGTATGGCTATATCAGCGACGGCCGCGCCGGAACGGTGGTCGTCTTCGATCGCGCCAGCCTGCAAAAGGTAACATCCATTCCAGTCGGAACGAATCCTGACGGAATCGTATTCGAACCGGTTACGAAAACGGTATGGGCCTTCAATGGCCGTAGCAGCAACGTCTCCGTCATCGATACGGCAACCCAGAAAGTCGTCGCAACCATTGCGCTTCCCGGCAAGCCCGAGTTTCCTGTAGCCGACGGGAAGGGTGTCGTCTTCGACAACATCGAGAGCAAGAACTCAATTGTGCGGCTCGATGCAAACACAAAGACGCTGACCGCAACGTGGCCCCTGACAAACTGCGAATCCCCATCTGGCCTGGCGATCGACAAGGCCGGGCGGCGGCTCTTCTCCGTTTGCGATGGAAAGACAATGGCCGTGACCGATGCCAATACAGGCAAGACGCTCGCGAACCCTGCCATTGGGGACGGCCCGGACGCCGCAGCATACGACGCGGCACACAAGCTTACCTTCTCATCGAATGGCGACGGCACGCTGACGATCGTCGACGCGAGCAAAGATACCTATCCGGTACTGCAGAATCTCGCCACGCAAAAGGGCGCGCGTACGATGTCCTTTGATTCTGGAACAGGCCGCATCTATCTTGTGACGGCAGAGTTTGGACCACGACCGGCTGCGACTGCGGATAATCCCCGCCCTCGCCCTGCCGTTGTTCCAGGCAGCTTCACAGTACTCGTCGTAGGACGGTAG
- a CDS encoding TolC family protein: protein MRIRAVETALICICLASAPATASAQQVQTVPPASSSAPTITLDEAISRAKANEPGFAAAVAASGVSKLDRSIARSALLPSVTYHNQYLYTQGTGTLTAGSTPGTPASPRFIANNAVHEYTSQGVVSETIGVQQFVAASQASAAAALAAANLEIARRGLVSTVVGLFYSSLAAENKVTVAKRAAAEADSFVTLTQQRESARESAHADVVKAQLQQQQRNRDLADAIVLAQKARLDLGVLLFPDPRSPYTVATDPAPPALPARSDVEAAAAHHNPELQSALASLHQSDLAVTAARSAYLPDLALNYSYGIDAAQFAAKNPEGIRNLGYSASATFDIPVWDWFSTQHKVKQSEIMRDAARVALTSTQRQLIAQLDEFYSEAATARDQLESLDLSVKTAAESLRLTRLRYTAGESSVLEVVDAENSLATAELAREDGLTRYHMALANLQLLTGTI from the coding sequence ATGCGTATTCGTGCAGTTGAAACAGCTTTGATCTGCATCTGTCTGGCATCTGCACCTGCTACCGCTTCGGCGCAGCAGGTGCAGACCGTTCCACCTGCCAGCTCATCGGCTCCAACGATCACACTGGACGAAGCCATCAGCCGCGCGAAGGCAAACGAGCCTGGCTTTGCCGCGGCTGTGGCCGCAAGTGGAGTCAGCAAGCTTGACCGATCGATCGCACGTTCGGCCTTGCTCCCGAGTGTCACTTATCACAATCAATATCTCTACACCCAAGGAACCGGTACTCTCACAGCCGGCAGCACTCCCGGCACACCGGCATCGCCGCGTTTTATCGCAAACAACGCAGTACACGAGTACACCAGCCAGGGAGTCGTAAGCGAGACCATTGGCGTGCAACAGTTCGTGGCTGCGTCCCAGGCCTCGGCTGCAGCCGCTCTCGCTGCGGCAAACCTCGAGATCGCGCGCCGGGGACTGGTATCCACCGTCGTCGGTCTCTTTTATTCCTCACTTGCTGCCGAGAATAAAGTCACCGTCGCCAAACGCGCTGCAGCCGAAGCTGACAGCTTTGTTACGCTCACCCAGCAGCGAGAGTCCGCTCGCGAGAGCGCCCACGCCGATGTCGTCAAAGCACAACTGCAACAACAACAGCGCAACCGTGATCTGGCCGATGCCATTGTGCTGGCCCAGAAGGCCCGGCTCGATCTCGGCGTCTTGCTTTTTCCCGACCCGCGCTCGCCCTACACGGTGGCAACAGATCCAGCACCACCAGCGTTGCCTGCCCGCTCCGATGTGGAAGCTGCGGCAGCTCATCACAACCCTGAGCTGCAGAGCGCTCTAGCCTCGCTTCACCAGAGCGATTTGGCTGTGACCGCCGCTCGTTCCGCTTATCTGCCCGATCTTGCGCTCAACTATTCCTACGGCATCGACGCGGCACAGTTTGCCGCTAAGAACCCGGAGGGCATTCGCAACCTGGGCTACTCGGCAAGCGCTACTTTCGATATTCCAGTATGGGATTGGTTTTCGACGCAGCATAAGGTCAAGCAGAGCGAGATCATGCGAGACGCCGCTCGCGTTGCATTGACCTCAACCCAGCGCCAGCTAATCGCACAGCTCGACGAGTTCTACTCCGAAGCTGCAACAGCAAGAGATCAGCTCGAATCTCTGGATCTCAGCGTCAAGACCGCGGCCGAGAGCCTGCGACTCACTCGCCTCCGCTACACTGCCGGGGAGTCCAGCGTGCTTGAGGTTGTCGATGCGGAAAACTCGCTCGCCACAGCGGAGCTTGCTCGTGAAGATGGCCTCACCCGTTACCATATGGCGCTTGCCAATCTCCAGCTTCTGACAGGAACGATCTAA
- a CDS encoding efflux RND transporter periplasmic adaptor subunit, whose amino-acid sequence MKPTPLTRSALPALAFFIVAILLPLGCNKQEVAPTSEVYVKAVHPTPGSISEQITADATLAPLAQAAISPKVTAPVKKFYVQRGAHVKAGQLLVTLENNDLQAAALDNKGAYTAAQGAYATETRAQVPANLIKAQTDLAQAKANLNLNQSIVSARSQLFAQGAIPGRDLDTAKAALVQAQAAYDIAKQSLDAIEQVAGKAALQSAQGQLASAKGKYLGAEAQLSYTEIRSPISGVVTDRPLFAGETAAAGTPVITVMDTSALLAKLHISQMQAQQLSLGAAATVTIPGVADPVPAKVSLISPALDPGSTTVEVWLRLENPKGLFRAGTPVHTTITGRTATNALIVPADAIQTTQDNSSKFVMVIGPDGVAHKRTVTLGIQTSESAQILDGVSASGMVITTGAYALDDGTKVKIGTAPEDKPNAGKDADDK is encoded by the coding sequence ATGAAGCCCACTCCGCTCACACGATCCGCACTTCCTGCGCTTGCATTCTTCATCGTCGCCATTCTTCTTCCTCTTGGCTGCAACAAGCAGGAGGTGGCACCCACGTCGGAGGTGTACGTCAAGGCGGTCCATCCAACACCGGGGAGCATCTCAGAACAGATCACCGCCGACGCCACGCTGGCACCGCTGGCACAGGCTGCCATCTCGCCCAAAGTTACTGCACCAGTCAAGAAGTTTTACGTCCAGCGCGGGGCTCACGTTAAAGCCGGACAACTTCTGGTTACCCTCGAAAATAACGACCTGCAGGCCGCCGCGCTCGACAACAAGGGAGCCTACACCGCCGCGCAAGGCGCCTATGCAACTGAGACGCGCGCGCAGGTTCCTGCAAATCTCATCAAGGCACAGACCGACCTCGCACAGGCCAAAGCAAATCTCAACCTGAACCAGAGCATCGTCAGTGCGCGTTCGCAGCTCTTCGCGCAAGGCGCCATCCCTGGTCGCGATCTCGATACCGCAAAGGCAGCACTGGTGCAAGCGCAGGCGGCATATGACATCGCAAAGCAGAGTCTCGACGCCATCGAACAGGTAGCCGGCAAAGCCGCCTTGCAAAGCGCGCAGGGACAGCTAGCCTCTGCCAAGGGTAAATATCTCGGTGCTGAAGCGCAGTTAAGCTACACCGAGATCCGTAGCCCCATCAGCGGCGTAGTCACCGATCGTCCTCTATTTGCAGGAGAGACCGCGGCCGCTGGAACTCCAGTGATCACAGTCATGGATACCTCTGCCCTGCTCGCAAAGTTGCACATCTCGCAGATGCAGGCGCAGCAACTCTCGTTGGGCGCAGCAGCTACGGTCACTATCCCCGGTGTCGCAGATCCTGTTCCCGCAAAAGTATCGCTGATCAGTCCCGCGCTCGATCCAGGCAGCACGACAGTTGAAGTCTGGCTGCGGCTCGAAAACCCGAAGGGCTTGTTCAGGGCCGGGACCCCCGTGCATACGACCATTACCGGAAGAACAGCAACGAATGCTCTGATCGTTCCGGCAGATGCAATTCAAACGACGCAGGATAACTCGTCGAAGTTCGTCATGGTCATCGGGCCGGATGGCGTCGCCCATAAGCGAACAGTCACGTTGGGCATTCAGACATCGGAGAGCGCGCAGATACTTGATGGCGTCTCAGCCTCGGGCATGGTGATTACAACCGGAGCCTATGCGCTCGACGATGGCACTAAGGTAAAGATTGGCACTGCGCCCGAGGACAAGCCGAATGCTGGAAAGGATGCAGACGACAAATGA
- a CDS encoding response regulator transcription factor has translation MRVLLIEDERRLAENVATALRDGPGFAVDYAEDGLIGLDLAGNQCYDLIVLDLMLPKLDGLSLLKKIRTKGDRTSVLILTAKGEATSIVELLNAGADDYLSKPFDLGELIARAKALIRRGKGVASPVLRLADLELNTVEQTVYRSGKAVELSPMEYRILEYLIHRPRVIVSKRELLEHLYDYNWEHHSNVIEAHVSNLRRKLDAASQQPSIETLRGRGYRMVMDRQESQ, from the coding sequence ATGCGAGTTTTGTTAATAGAGGATGAGAGGCGGCTGGCGGAAAATGTGGCCACCGCACTACGCGATGGGCCGGGGTTCGCGGTCGATTACGCCGAAGACGGCTTAATCGGACTGGATCTTGCGGGCAACCAATGCTATGACCTGATCGTGCTGGACCTGATGCTGCCAAAGCTGGATGGGCTCAGCCTATTGAAGAAGATTCGCACGAAGGGTGACCGGACCTCGGTGTTGATTCTGACGGCAAAGGGGGAGGCCACCTCGATCGTCGAGCTTCTGAATGCGGGCGCCGATGACTATCTAAGCAAGCCGTTCGATCTGGGAGAGTTAATCGCGCGCGCCAAAGCGCTGATCCGGCGCGGCAAAGGAGTCGCCAGCCCAGTGCTTCGACTGGCCGACCTCGAACTGAATACGGTCGAGCAGACGGTGTATCGCTCCGGCAAGGCAGTAGAGCTTTCGCCGATGGAGTACCGCATCCTCGAGTATCTGATTCATCGCCCTCGAGTCATCGTGTCGAAGCGCGAGTTGTTAGAGCATCTGTACGACTACAACTGGGAGCACCACTCCAACGTGATTGAGGCGCATGTGTCGAATTTGCGCCGCAAGCTGGACGCAGCATCACAACAGCCAAGCATCGAGACGCTTCGCGGGCGCGGCTATCGCATGGTAATGGACCGACAGGAGAGCCAATGA
- a CDS encoding sensor histidine kinase has protein sequence MRPYSLTRRLVIAVLLVELLSAMAITGLALAYERHTQFHAFDIMLRGRAYSLLGAVQDAEDAGDNVMLDGTERSLPSRDIYEVTDANGRVLGRSSNWRGSGDVAPNMNDDGIFRAKINGRHYRAIRVHGVRIVDPGDKGGGIPRHVTVIYGSETEHVWDVITDAVEFYAMASLLLLAISGVLMFWLLNRGLEPLRQLAAAAATVSVDSWEFAPSEQARGIKELAPLTGALETVLHGLKRSFQQQHQFVSDAAHELKTAVAVAKSSVQLLTMRHRTAMEYEAGLERCQADCERMEEIVAKMLTLARVESQEESKSVSHATKLLDCVYAAGEQLATVAQEKGMHISIDGDDAVVVDVAAEQLQLLCSNLILNALQHSTEGSEVRAVVQTRRHSVDIRVEDDGSGIEPEMLPHVFDRFYRSDPSRSRKTGGTGLGLAICKAITIRAHGNIDIVSELGRGTTVTVHFPVSTFIVT, from the coding sequence ATGAGGCCCTATTCGCTGACGCGAAGGCTGGTGATCGCAGTGTTGTTGGTGGAATTGCTGTCTGCAATGGCGATCACCGGACTCGCACTGGCCTACGAGCGACACACGCAGTTCCATGCATTCGACATCATGCTGCGCGGAAGAGCGTACTCTCTGCTTGGCGCGGTGCAGGATGCAGAAGACGCGGGAGACAATGTGATGCTCGATGGGACAGAGCGAAGTCTTCCGAGCAGGGACATCTATGAGGTCACCGATGCGAACGGCCGAGTTCTGGGACGCTCCAGCAATTGGCGAGGTTCGGGAGACGTCGCGCCGAATATGAACGATGACGGCATCTTCAGGGCAAAGATCAACGGAAGACACTATCGCGCCATTCGGGTACATGGTGTACGAATCGTCGATCCCGGCGATAAGGGCGGCGGCATCCCGCGACACGTTACCGTCATCTATGGGTCAGAGACAGAACATGTGTGGGATGTCATCACAGATGCAGTAGAGTTCTACGCAATGGCAAGCCTGTTGCTGCTGGCGATCAGCGGCGTGCTGATGTTCTGGCTGCTCAATCGCGGCCTGGAGCCTCTGCGTCAACTCGCTGCTGCGGCAGCAACAGTATCGGTAGACTCCTGGGAGTTCGCGCCCTCCGAACAGGCAAGAGGAATCAAAGAACTGGCCCCGCTTACGGGCGCGCTGGAGACGGTTCTCCATGGCTTAAAGCGCTCCTTCCAACAGCAGCATCAGTTCGTCAGCGATGCCGCCCATGAGTTGAAGACCGCCGTTGCCGTGGCAAAGTCTTCGGTGCAATTGCTGACCATGCGGCACAGAACAGCGATGGAGTACGAGGCTGGGCTCGAACGCTGCCAGGCTGACTGCGAACGAATGGAGGAGATCGTCGCCAAGATGCTGACGCTCGCGAGAGTTGAGAGCCAGGAGGAGTCAAAGAGTGTCTCCCATGCGACGAAATTGCTCGATTGCGTCTACGCGGCAGGAGAACAGCTCGCAACGGTAGCGCAGGAAAAAGGCATGCACATCTCAATCGACGGCGACGACGCTGTTGTAGTAGACGTGGCTGCGGAGCAATTGCAGCTTCTGTGCTCCAACCTGATCTTGAATGCGTTACAACACAGCACGGAGGGATCGGAAGTACGCGCCGTCGTGCAGACTCGACGCCATAGTGTGGATATTCGCGTAGAAGATGACGGTAGCGGTATTGAACCGGAGATGCTGCCGCATGTTTTCGACCGCTTCTACCGCAGCGATCCCTCGCGTAGCCGCAAAACGGGCGGCACCGGGCTCGGCCTAGCCATCTGCAAAGCCATCACCATCAGGGCGCACGGTAATATCGACATTGTCAGTGAATTGGGCCGTGGTACTACTGTCACTGTTCACTTCCCTGTCAGTACCTTCATCGTTACTTAA
- a CDS encoding TIGR00266 family protein → MQNRILGTTMPVLEFSLGPNDAIISEAGELSWMSASIQMTTHTQHAGGGGFFGAIRRVAGGGSLFMTEYRAIGATGEIAFATRVPGHILPVEVAAGHEYMVHRHGFLCATSQIELGVGFQQSLGAGIFGGDGFLLQRISGQGTAWLELSGEVILKELAVGETIRVHPGHVGAFQSSVGFQIQRVPGIKNMIFGGDGVFLAALTGPGKIWLQTLPISKLAHQLMEYMPAQRGEQATEGGVVGGIVGSILGGMGNR, encoded by the coding sequence ATGCAGAATCGCATCCTCGGCACCACCATGCCAGTCCTTGAGTTTTCACTAGGCCCCAACGACGCCATCATCTCCGAGGCCGGCGAACTCTCCTGGATGTCCGCCTCCATCCAGATGACGACCCATACTCAGCACGCTGGCGGTGGCGGATTCTTCGGTGCCATTCGCCGTGTCGCTGGCGGCGGCTCGCTCTTTATGACCGAATATCGCGCTATCGGGGCAACGGGTGAGATCGCCTTTGCTACTCGCGTCCCTGGCCATATCCTTCCGGTTGAGGTCGCAGCAGGGCATGAATACATGGTCCATCGCCACGGCTTCCTCTGCGCTACATCGCAGATCGAACTTGGCGTCGGCTTTCAGCAATCGCTAGGCGCAGGAATCTTCGGCGGCGATGGCTTTTTGCTACAAAGAATCAGCGGGCAGGGGACGGCATGGCTCGAACTTTCGGGCGAAGTCATCCTCAAGGAGCTTGCTGTAGGAGAGACCATTCGAGTGCATCCTGGCCATGTTGGCGCGTTCCAGTCGTCGGTCGGTTTTCAGATTCAGCGAGTCCCCGGCATCAAAAATATGATCTTCGGTGGCGACGGCGTCTTTCTCGCCGCTCTCACCGGTCCTGGCAAAATTTGGCTGCAGACACTGCCTATCTCCAAGCTCGCCCATCAGCTTATGGAGTACATGCCAGCCCAGCGCGGAGAACAGGCCACAGAAGGCGGCGTTGTCGGTGGTATCGTCGGCTCCATTCTCGGTGGAATGGGCAATCGCTAA
- a CDS encoding ABC transporter ATP-binding protein gives MPPFLELTHVNVARGNNMVLHDINLSVNTGEHIAILGPNGCGKSTLIKTITCECYPIVQPETGVNIFGRSRWDLTELKKRLGVVSAELPGKPTLHTTGRDAVLTGFFSSSTLWPNLTVTAAMRERADEVLEQIDAVNLVNKPVGEMSAGQQRRIMIGRALVGSSQMLLLDEPSNALDISAQRELRNLLRKLAQQGTGILLITHHIADIIPEIDRILLLRDGRIIGDGPKSKLLTAPTLSDLFQTEVELTQRDGFHHAW, from the coding sequence ATGCCACCTTTTCTTGAACTGACACACGTTAACGTAGCGCGCGGCAACAACATGGTGCTCCACGACATCAACCTCAGCGTCAACACGGGGGAGCACATCGCCATCCTCGGCCCCAACGGCTGCGGCAAGTCCACCCTCATCAAGACCATCACCTGTGAGTGTTATCCCATTGTTCAGCCCGAGACCGGCGTCAATATCTTCGGGCGCAGCCGCTGGGATCTGACCGAGCTGAAGAAGCGGCTCGGTGTCGTCTCCGCCGAGCTCCCCGGCAAGCCCACGCTGCACACCACCGGCCGCGATGCTGTTCTTACCGGCTTTTTTTCGAGCAGCACTCTTTGGCCCAACCTTACTGTTACCGCCGCTATGCGTGAACGTGCTGATGAGGTGCTCGAACAGATCGACGCTGTCAATCTCGTCAACAAGCCTGTAGGCGAGATGTCCGCAGGCCAGCAGCGCCGCATCATGATTGGCCGCGCCCTTGTCGGTTCTTCGCAGATGCTTCTTCTCGACGAACCCTCCAATGCGCTCGATATCAGCGCCCAGCGCGAGCTTCGCAACCTTCTTCGCAAGCTGGCACAGCAGGGAACCGGCATTCTTCTTATCACGCACCATATCGCCGACATCATTCCCGAGATTGATCGCATCCTTCTGTTGCGTGATGGCCGCATCATCGGAGACGGCCCCAAATCCAAGCTGCTCACCGCGCCAACGCTCAGCGATCTCTTTCAGACAGAAGTTGAGCTTACGCAAAGAGACGGTTTCCACCACGCGTGGTAA
- a CDS encoding DoxX family membrane protein produces the protein MEAALENGDQQLAYALLRIVVGLNLLMHGISRMLIGPGVFASKLVGQFAHAPLPVWSIWSFGMVLPAIEALLGLLLLIGLRTRATLVAGSLLIMVLTFGSALVQDWPAAGLQLTYALVYFVLLLLLQYNGWSVDAWMARGNKQAS, from the coding sequence ATGGAAGCTGCATTGGAGAACGGCGATCAACAATTGGCGTATGCCTTGCTACGAATTGTGGTGGGGTTGAACCTGCTGATGCATGGCATCAGCCGCATGCTGATTGGGCCGGGAGTGTTTGCGTCGAAGCTCGTAGGCCAGTTCGCGCACGCCCCACTACCGGTGTGGAGCATATGGTCGTTCGGCATGGTGCTGCCTGCGATTGAGGCACTTCTCGGATTGTTGCTGCTGATCGGCCTGCGGACGAGAGCCACGCTGGTTGCGGGAAGCCTGCTGATCATGGTGCTGACGTTCGGTTCCGCGCTGGTACAGGACTGGCCAGCGGCAGGGCTGCAATTGACCTACGCGCTGGTGTACTTCGTGCTCCTGCTTTTACTGCAATATAACGGATGGTCGGTGGATGCCTGGATGGCACGAGGTAATAAGCAAGCGTCCTAA